In a genomic window of Streptomyces noursei ATCC 11455:
- a CDS encoding ABC transporter ATP-binding protein, with product MAQGTTAPQTTARLTARDLTLSYEERTVVEGLDVDVPDGAVTVVVGPNACGKSTLLRALGRLLRPRRGTVLLDGTDLAKIPTRKIAQSLGLLPQTPVAPEAITVADLVARGRQPHQRWWQQWSTEDERAVSEAMARTDVAALADRAVDELSGGQRQRVWIAMALAQETDLLLLDEPTTYLDIAHQVEVLDLVRQLNHERGRTVVAVLHDLNQAARYADHLVAMKAGRIVAQGRPGQVVTADLVREVFGLDAVVVPDPVTGSPLVVPGRPWEREPRQ from the coding sequence ATCGCCCAGGGGACCACCGCACCACAGACCACCGCCCGTCTGACGGCCCGCGACCTGACCCTCTCCTACGAGGAGCGCACCGTCGTCGAGGGCCTGGACGTGGACGTGCCCGACGGCGCGGTCACCGTCGTCGTCGGCCCCAACGCCTGCGGCAAGTCGACACTGCTGCGCGCCCTGGGGCGGCTGCTGCGACCGCGCCGCGGCACGGTCCTGCTGGACGGCACGGACCTGGCAAAGATCCCCACCCGGAAGATCGCCCAGTCGCTCGGCCTGCTGCCGCAGACCCCGGTCGCACCGGAGGCGATCACCGTCGCGGACCTGGTGGCCCGCGGTCGCCAGCCGCACCAGCGGTGGTGGCAGCAGTGGTCGACGGAGGACGAACGGGCGGTCTCCGAGGCGATGGCGCGGACCGACGTGGCGGCGCTGGCGGACCGCGCGGTCGACGAGCTCTCCGGCGGCCAGCGCCAGCGGGTCTGGATCGCCATGGCGCTGGCCCAGGAGACCGATCTGCTCCTGCTGGACGAGCCGACCACCTATCTGGACATCGCCCACCAGGTGGAGGTCCTGGACCTGGTGCGCCAGCTCAACCACGAGCGCGGACGGACCGTCGTCGCCGTCCTGCACGACCTCAACCAGGCCGCCCGCTACGCCGACCACCTGGTGGCCATGAAGGCGGGCCGGATCGTCGCCCAGGGCCGCCCCGGGCAGGTCGTCACGGCCGACCTGGTCCGGGAGGTCTTCGGCCTGGACGCGGTGGTCGTCCCGGACCCGGTGACCGGCTCGCCCCTGGTGGTTCCGGGCCGTCCCTGGGAAAGGGAACCCCGGCAGTGA
- a CDS encoding FecCD family ABC transporter permease: protein MTAPGISPATRPGAVRPAGYALVRAGRGSFLLHRRATVVAAVLAVLLAVVSVAYLCAGESWVAPSEVLKVLTGRPSAQELVVGTLRLPRMVVGLLVGAAFGVAGGLIQTVARNPLASPDIIGVTQGAGAVTVGAMTFGVTSFAVLPYVSVAGGVLAAVLVYVFAWRGGLHATRFVLIGIGFAVALRSVTQLFLTKGDYLVAQQAQVWMTGSLNGRGWAEAAPLGWALLVLLPAVLWAARAQRTVSLDDDTATALGIRLGRTRLGLVAVGVVLASMATGAAGPVDFVALLAPQIARRLTRTAQIPLLNSALLGAVIVVLGDLLARKLLAPTELPVGVLTAAVGAPYLIWLIVRGHRARGRATGGNA, encoded by the coding sequence CCACCGTGGTCGCCGCCGTGCTCGCGGTCCTCCTGGCCGTGGTGTCCGTGGCGTACCTGTGTGCCGGCGAGAGCTGGGTGGCGCCCTCCGAGGTGCTCAAGGTGCTGACGGGCCGGCCGTCCGCGCAGGAACTCGTCGTGGGGACGCTGCGGCTGCCCCGGATGGTGGTCGGGCTGCTGGTCGGCGCGGCCTTCGGGGTCGCCGGCGGGCTGATCCAGACCGTCGCCCGCAATCCGCTGGCCAGCCCGGACATCATCGGCGTCACCCAGGGCGCCGGGGCGGTGACGGTCGGCGCGATGACCTTCGGCGTCACCTCGTTCGCGGTCCTGCCCTACGTCTCGGTCGCCGGCGGGGTGCTGGCCGCCGTCCTGGTCTACGTCTTCGCCTGGCGCGGCGGGCTGCACGCCACCCGCTTCGTACTGATCGGCATCGGCTTCGCGGTGGCGCTGCGCTCGGTCACCCAGCTGTTCCTCACCAAGGGCGACTACCTGGTGGCCCAGCAGGCCCAGGTCTGGATGACCGGCTCGCTCAACGGACGCGGCTGGGCGGAGGCGGCGCCCCTGGGGTGGGCGCTGCTGGTGCTGCTGCCGGCCGTCCTGTGGGCGGCCCGCGCCCAGCGCACGGTGTCCCTGGACGACGACACCGCGACCGCGCTGGGCATCCGGCTGGGCCGCACCCGGCTGGGGCTGGTGGCGGTCGGCGTGGTGCTGGCGTCGATGGCGACCGGCGCCGCCGGGCCGGTGGACTTCGTCGCCCTGCTCGCCCCGCAGATCGCCCGCCGGCTGACCCGGACCGCGCAGATCCCGCTGCTGAACTCCGCCCTGCTGGGCGCCGTCATCGTCGTCCTCGGCGACCTGCTCGCCCGCAAGCTGCTCGCGCCGACCGAGCTGCCGGTGGGCGTGCTGACCGCCGCGGTCGGCGCCCCGTATCTGATCTGGCTGATCGTCAGGGGCCACCGGGCCCGTGGCCGGGCCACAGGAGGAAACGCGTGA